The following proteins are co-located in the Heliorestis convoluta genome:
- the bioF gene encoding 8-amino-7-oxononanoate synthase yields the protein MYNFSETLESLRAKDLYRKLNYLEAAQDPYTIIEGQKVLLLSSNNYLGLCNDERMKEAAIRTIQEYGVGSGGSRLTTGSYKLHQELEEKLAAFKETEKAIVFSTGYATNVGTISALADPDWVIFCDRLNHGSIIDGCRLSGAKLVVYKHCDVVDLEKKIKRYHNKGKGLIITDGVFSMDGDIAPLPEIVRLAKEHNLLTMVDDAHGTGILGKKGSGTVAHFNLQDQVDIQMGTLSKAFASEGGYIAGKQSMIDYIRHKAKSFIYSTAPAPHTIAISLQALEIIQKEPERRKSLLEKAQWFRGELNNNGFSVPMDNSPIIPLQVGDADLALQWSRKLFEEAIYVPAIRPPTVPQGTSRLRYSIMATHDYKDLKRAIEKTLQVGKDIRNNSEKKQ from the coding sequence ATGTACAATTTCTCAGAAACCCTAGAGTCGCTACGCGCCAAAGACCTCTATCGAAAATTAAACTATCTGGAAGCAGCACAAGATCCCTACACAATCATTGAAGGTCAAAAAGTACTGCTGCTCTCATCGAACAATTACTTAGGCTTATGCAACGATGAGCGCATGAAAGAAGCTGCCATTCGTACAATTCAAGAATACGGCGTCGGTTCCGGTGGTTCACGCCTTACCACAGGGAGCTACAAGCTGCATCAAGAACTAGAAGAAAAGCTAGCTGCCTTCAAAGAAACAGAGAAAGCGATCGTCTTTAGCACAGGTTATGCTACCAATGTAGGAACTATCTCTGCGCTGGCCGATCCCGATTGGGTCATTTTTTGCGATCGTTTAAACCACGGCAGTATTATTGACGGCTGCCGCTTAAGTGGCGCGAAACTTGTCGTATATAAGCATTGTGACGTGGTCGATTTAGAAAAAAAGATAAAACGGTACCATAACAAAGGCAAAGGATTGATCATCACCGACGGTGTCTTTAGCATGGACGGTGACATAGCGCCTCTTCCGGAAATCGTAAGGTTGGCAAAAGAACACAACTTGCTAACCATGGTTGACGACGCCCATGGCACAGGTATTCTAGGTAAAAAAGGCAGTGGCACTGTTGCTCACTTTAATTTACAAGATCAAGTCGATATTCAAATGGGTACCTTAAGCAAAGCTTTTGCCAGCGAAGGCGGTTATATTGCCGGGAAGCAAAGCATGATAGACTACATTCGCCATAAAGCCAAAAGCTTCATCTACTCCACAGCACCGGCGCCACACACCATCGCCATTTCACTACAAGCGCTAGAAATTATTCAAAAGGAACCAGAACGGAGAAAAAGCCTCTTAGAGAAAGCACAGTGGTTTCGAGGTGAGCTCAATAACAACGGCTTCTCTGTCCCTATGGACAACAGCCCCATTATTCCGTTACAAGTAGGGGATGCTGACCTTGCTTTGCAATGGAGTAGAAAGCTTTTTGAAGAAGCCATCTATGTACCGGCAATTCGACCCCCTACGGTTCCCCAAGGCACCAGCCGCTTGCGCTATTCTATCATGGCTACCCATGACTACAAAGACCTGAAAAGGGCCATCGAAAAGACCTTGCAAGTTGGTAAAGATATCAGAAATAATTCAGAAAAGAAACAGTAG
- the bioD gene encoding dethiobiotin synthase, with amino-acid sequence MTKAIFILGTDTDVGKTVISAGLMYQFLQKGHNACYFKPISSGAIEKEGELFSYDLSFVKKVSGLDEEDDRINPFRYKTAVSPHLAARMEKKKVDIPAIVETYKQLKAQYDVLIVEGCGGLAVPLTEEGYMQYELIKELDISCFLVTKTTLGTINHSYLTCKMAEQLGIKIEGLIFNNYRGSFLENDNIKTVSKITQLPVLAVIPAIEALQVENLEAGNLKEVFTQFNFMKIQEIEDPRDSTGRIEI; translated from the coding sequence TTGACAAAAGCCATCTTTATCCTTGGAACCGACACCGATGTAGGCAAAACAGTCATATCAGCCGGCCTAATGTACCAATTTCTTCAAAAAGGCCATAACGCTTGCTATTTCAAACCGATTTCCAGCGGCGCCATTGAAAAAGAAGGGGAACTCTTCTCCTACGATCTTTCTTTCGTCAAAAAAGTATCGGGCCTTGATGAAGAGGATGATCGTATTAACCCCTTTCGCTATAAAACAGCCGTCTCACCGCACCTCGCTGCAAGAATGGAAAAGAAAAAAGTAGACATTCCAGCGATTGTAGAAACCTACAAGCAGCTAAAAGCACAATACGACGTCCTAATTGTAGAAGGCTGTGGCGGTCTTGCTGTTCCCTTAACAGAAGAAGGCTATATGCAATACGAACTCATCAAAGAATTAGACATAAGCTGCTTTCTCGTTACCAAAACAACCTTAGGAACTATCAATCATAGCTACTTAACTTGTAAAATGGCAGAGCAACTCGGCATCAAAATAGAAGGCCTTATCTTCAATAATTACCGAGGAAGCTTCTTAGAAAATGACAATATTAAAACGGTCAGTAAAATCACCCAGCTTCCCGTCTTAGCCGTTATACCAGCCATAGAGGCATTACAGGTAGAAAATCTAGAAGCCGGTAATCTTAAAGAAGTATTTACCCAGTTCAATTTTATGAAGATACAGGAGATAGAGGATCCAAGAGATAGCACAGGACGGATTGAAATATAA
- the bioB gene encoding biotin synthase BioB, with protein sequence MSQLLTQIETKLESGALLSYEEALQLAEESIDTEALLALANRIRQKYKGDHVDLCTIINAKSGKCAENCKYCAQSAHYNTNIPEYPLLEKERIVEEAKKNEAEGVHRFSIVTSGGKLSKKDFEQVLDTIATLRQETKLLLCASLGTITFEQALHLKEAGITSYHHNIETSRDFYSQICDTHSYEDRITTIQNVLQAGLDVCSGGIIGMGETMADRIQMALELRELGVPSIPINILNPIKGTPLEDMEILKPEEILKTLALFRLIIPHGTIRYAGGRSALGQEQQKGFQAGVNAALVGNYLTTLGNSIADDIKMIRDAGLEV encoded by the coding sequence TTGAGTCAACTATTAACACAGATAGAGACTAAGCTTGAAAGTGGTGCTCTTCTTAGCTACGAAGAAGCCTTACAACTGGCTGAAGAGTCGATTGACACAGAAGCTTTACTCGCACTCGCCAATAGAATCCGTCAAAAGTATAAAGGCGATCACGTTGATCTTTGTACCATTATCAATGCCAAGTCTGGCAAATGTGCTGAAAACTGCAAATACTGTGCCCAATCGGCTCATTACAATACCAACATTCCTGAATACCCACTTCTCGAGAAAGAACGCATCGTAGAAGAAGCCAAAAAAAATGAAGCCGAAGGTGTACATAGATTTTCCATTGTCACAAGTGGCGGAAAGCTCTCGAAAAAAGATTTTGAACAAGTCTTAGATACCATTGCAACGTTGCGCCAGGAAACAAAGCTCTTGCTCTGCGCTTCCCTTGGCACTATTACCTTCGAACAAGCTTTACATTTAAAAGAAGCAGGCATTACATCGTATCATCATAACATCGAAACAAGCCGCGACTTTTACAGCCAGATCTGTGATACCCACAGCTACGAGGATCGCATTACAACCATTCAAAACGTCTTACAAGCAGGCCTTGACGTTTGCAGTGGTGGCATCATCGGCATGGGTGAAACAATGGCAGATCGGATCCAAATGGCTTTAGAACTACGAGAACTGGGCGTTCCATCGATTCCCATCAATATCCTCAACCCCATTAAAGGCACACCACTTGAAGATATGGAAATTTTAAAGCCGGAAGAAATCTTAAAAACCCTTGCCCTTTTCCGCCTCATTATCCCTCATGGCACCATTCGCTACGCCGGTGGCCGAAGCGCCCTTGGCCAAGAACAACAAAAAGGCTTTCAAGCAGGCGTAAATGCCGCCCTCGTAGGCAACTATCTAACTACACTCGGCAATTCCATCGCCGATGATATCAAAATGATTCGCGATGCCGGTCTGGAGGTATAA
- a CDS encoding substrate-binding domain-containing protein — translation MKHGKVKKFLPILLILALFVTLTGCGTTNQEGKTEDIKENLILATTTSTQDSGLLDALLPVFMEEHGYFVKTIAVGTGQALAMGEKGDADVLLTHAPEAERKLYDKGDILNYRLVMHNDFVIVGSSDDEAAIKGLTTSAEAFKKIAEAEKLFVSRADDSGTHKKELAIWEKASMEPRGSWYIETGSGMGPTLNVASEKSGYTLTDRGTYLALKDNLHLEILLEGEKDLLNIYHVAQVNPEKSSLINAEGAKAFVEFMVSEKAQQIIADFGVDKYGSPLFFPDAHRDPAEYGLTY, via the coding sequence TTGAAACATGGAAAAGTAAAAAAGTTTCTCCCCATTCTTTTGATTCTTGCTCTATTTGTTACGTTAACAGGTTGTGGTACCACCAACCAAGAAGGTAAAACAGAAGACATTAAAGAAAATCTAATTCTAGCAACCACCACAAGCACCCAAGATAGCGGTCTTTTAGACGCTCTTTTGCCTGTTTTCATGGAAGAGCATGGCTACTTTGTAAAAACTATTGCCGTGGGTACGGGACAAGCACTGGCCATGGGTGAAAAAGGTGACGCTGACGTACTTTTGACCCATGCTCCGGAAGCAGAACGAAAGCTTTATGACAAAGGTGATATTCTGAACTATCGTCTCGTTATGCACAATGATTTCGTCATTGTAGGATCGTCTGACGACGAAGCTGCCATCAAAGGCCTTACCACCTCAGCAGAAGCTTTTAAGAAAATTGCCGAAGCAGAAAAGCTTTTTGTTTCTCGAGCTGATGATTCAGGCACACACAAAAAAGAGTTAGCCATCTGGGAAAAAGCCTCCATGGAACCGCGCGGTTCTTGGTACATTGAGACAGGAAGCGGCATGGGGCCAACGTTGAACGTTGCTTCCGAAAAAAGCGGTTACACCCTTACCGATCGTGGTACCTACCTGGCTCTAAAAGACAACTTACACCTTGAAATCCTGCTTGAAGGAGAAAAAGATCTTCTGAATATCTACCACGTAGCACAAGTGAATCCAGAAAAGTCTTCCTTGATCAATGCAGAAGGTGCCAAAGCTTTTGTAGAGTTTATGGTTTCAGAAAAAGCACAGCAAATCATCGCTGACTTTGGCGTTGACAAGTACGGATCACCTCTCTTTTTCCCTGACGCTCATCGTGATCCTGCTGAATATGGTTTGACCTATTAA